The DNA sequence CAACATTCGTTGGCTTTGCCATTTTCGTACATTAAAGTGTAAGAAAGATTACTGGGCTATAGTTAACAACAAATAAATGCATTAACGTAAAAGTTAAACGACTCCAAGCTATAgcttaccgtatatactcgcctataagtcggttttttgggagtcaaattttggtccaaaactctatgtccgacttataggcgcgtcctaaaaagattggtatttttctgggcggtgtaatgtagtgttttttaaacaactccgatgattatcatggactaccacacaaatgattattgttcacaaatatttaGACATATTGtgttgtttatgtattttaaaatcatgtataaagtacaagtatttatatatttttatctagtttaaaattatttatataccggtaactaatactttcaattcaactaatctatcgtttatcggtaaaattgaattacgaacccgatttaatattgaaatattcatatgtataccggttgaaatatatttcataaaagatcgaatattgttaacagataatttagatcatcattcttgactcttaaaaagtATATTGCTCATACAAggaattataccggaatcccacaataacagttttcgcgaggcgcgtgccactaagtaaacacggtgttaGGTACTGGtcattaggagaccataattgcttataTAAACAAGGGATCATGGTCCATCATAGATCAAGGgatgcgtttaaaccccaaacggatatggcttggatattgaacacctcataattattaatttctcaaaatatgttttgaaacataggtaaaaacactagagcattgatttgaaattgtcaacctattctgacaaaaatttgtaccgacttataagcgggtcaatgacaaattcctacaaaatgaccttaaaaaatataaccgacttataggcggaccgacttataggcgagtatatacggtacaaAACATATTTGAATTTTGCTACTTAGGAtaagattttatgaaaataatacaGGTAGCCGTGTTTTTGTTACAACTGTTTCTCTGAATTTAGAGTCATATACTTGTAAGAAACTTCAAAGCacatataaaacatttatacTTGAAATATTAACATTATGTTTTGTTCATATCGCTTTCTTATTCACTCTTTGAAATGTGGTGGCATTGTGGGTAAACTACTTTAGTATCGAGGATGAAGTAGctgttattctttattttcttcaattttcaaTTGTTATCAGGATTAAGTTTGTAGATATGTATTTACCAGAGAAAGAACCCCATCCAAAAGTAAAGTATTGTATGATGATAAGAATACATACTAGACTTTCCTAGATATACCAATGTCTTGTGTTTGTTAATGATAgacaaaatattataattacAGACAGCAATACTCTAGTGTTATCCATCATGCACTGAAAAGGAACTTTctgtaaaatcattaaaatatatcGATAAGCTATGGTGATGCCTAGAATGAACACTTGTAAACAGATTCGTTGTTCATGCTTATGAAATTGATGGACCACTCCCAGGTACAGAACCAATTTAGATTGAACAAAAGATTAGATTAAATAATGTAATTGATATAAGCCTTCTTGTTATCCTTAGTTGTTTGCCTGAGTTCTTCATCTTGTCAGCTTAGTACTACATCTGTCTGTGTCAAGGATTCCAATGACAACCCAAAATGTATGTGTGCTTTGGGCAGAGATAGTGATGGAACCTGCAACACATGTAAGAATAAAGGCACCGAGAGTACAACTCAAGAATACATAAGTAGATGTTTAGAATTCATTCTTCGTTTACTACTGTCTGATAAATGTAACAACTTGTAAATTGTACTTAATCGTAATTTTACGacatttcttcttgcgaaagttATCactaaagtatcgaaaattacATTGTGAAAAACATACCAACGTCATTTACTTATACTGTTATTTATGCATTGTAGATAGCAGTTTGTACATGGTGAATTCAACCTCTGTAAGTTTCGGGGAATTGATTTAAACCATTATGGTATTTCTAATTCAATCAAGATTAGCACTTATGTCTTAGTTCATGGCATGCTCAAAGCAGTATGTATGGATATAAATTGGCTGAGTTACATTGTATGGtgataatttgggttaaaaatACTTGCTTGTTTTGGGTCCTTTATTATCGACACGTCCTTAGGTGAAGTGGCTTAAGTTTGACTTATGTATGATACTTAGCGGCCTTGCCATGTGTCGTTATTGTGTCAACGCCTACCATGATATGGAACAACCGTTATCGTTTCGCCAGATCAGAAATAGCCTCTCTTTTAAATACAGCGCGTGCGATGAAGAATCAGCTATTTCTAGCGTTATGTTTTACGTGTTTAAGTTTTCAAATACAAGCACTCTGGGTCACGATGCAACCTCTTAACCATTTAGCTACAATGTAACATGGTCAGTTGATCTAGAAAATTACTAGCTTAACATTAAAGTTTATATTGTAATAGGTGTCTAGGTTTAAAGTATGAGAAAGAATTGGATATTGATATGATGCcaattttgttgttgtagaCAGTTTGCCATGCCTTCACGTACGAATTTTGTTGTTATATATGACTGTCACTTCGGAACCAGGTCATGGATTTGATTTTCGAATGAAGCGCAAATTTAAACGTATGATGTTTAATATATGTCGCGTTTGTTGTTTCCCTAAGCGCACGTTATATGTGAGGATCCCCGATTTTGGGATACGATCATGGACGTAATGTTTCGGTCAAAGGTTGTGGTGCTACATTTAACGCCGGTGGGGTCTCTACAAGAgtgaaaaaatgtcaaaatggACAACAAataacatgcaaatatataatatatattaaattaaaatCAAACGTATATAAAACGTGATCGCATGTTTTAGGTGAATTTGGAACTTCTGATCAATTAGCAATCTCTTGCTTATTTCATGGTTTAAATGATTAAACTAATTCATATCTTtaacaaatattgaaatttattctTTCAACAGCGAATACATCTTTTTCTCTCAAGCATAAAATCGTGCAGCGTGGAAATATTTAATGATTCATTGATATAACCTCTGGAAAAGACGCATCCCATTATTCCAATGAGAGATATGCAGTAAATGCATTTCCgtatattaagtttattttcatttggtaaatTAGATTCACCTGTTGACATATTGAAGTTAGGACTCAATGAATTGTAAAATAATGTTTTGTACCTAGCCCCATTTCGTACCTCCAACCCCAGGACTGGGAACCACTATTCAGTGCGATACAGGCCAGCATGATTGTCAATTTTCTGCGTTTATACTTTCAAGGTTTGTACGAAGCCTGTGTTGATTGATGGAAACATTAGTATTGTTATGCTGTAAACAGATAACATTTGAATGATGTAATCTTTTAAACTTTTGACAAATACTGTATCAAGCATATGCCACTTTCTAATTAACATGGATGTAATGATGATACAGTGAGGCAGCAAAGGTGTCATCTTTTGGTGGTAACAAATTGGGAACTTTCACTGTGGATGTGACAGACTGCGTCAAAGAAGGAAGCGAATCAGTCTGCAAGGCAGTGATAAAACTCACCAAGTCCTCAAACACAAAACTTGATCATACGCCAAAGGAATACGATCTCTGTCTGAACGTAGCTAAGACTGCAAGGTAGGTAGAACTTTCTTTATAGTTGAAGTTTACTCTTATGATGCATTACGTCTGATCAAATACAAAAAgttatacatttttaaatttcagtcCACTAATATTTACTGACAAATCTTGTGTCCGCGTTATGGTACAACCAAAAGGTTAGTTTACCTCTATAAAGGTAAGTTATATTTTGAAGTTCACTGTTTCAGTTGAATGCGTATTGGTTTACAATTCATTTCCTTcagtttaattttaattttcagcTAGGGGTACCGTAAGTATTCAATATATCAATTCTGTGTACAAGaccttatttatttttgtatcattcatgaaatatatatcatatattttgtttgaatCTTTGTTTTCAGCCTACAGCCAGTGCATCATGTAAATTTGCTGAGGGGACACTTGAAAAAGAATCCACTATCGGATGTAAAAAGGGAGTCCCCTGTCATTTCTTTGTGTATACTTCTCCTCATTCTAATAGTAGCTGGTAAGATGCTGAAAAGTCGCATTTAATTCTATCTCACGATAATTGTCTTTATGCCTCCAATGAGAAGAAACCGTCCAAGCAGTAACAAATAACCAAACACTGTAATGCAGTTTTGtcgaatatgtcatttattgaatgacatacggtaaattgttaaataaaatgtataacaaaCCATTAAGGGGGATCACCTGAATAAACAATACCTGCTGAAACATGTACCTAGGTGTCAGGTAAAGTGTGACCCCCCTTTGAGACTGActagataaatacatgtagtgaaagtACAATTACAAGTTATAGAGTACATGGAACATGCAtacaatacatacataaatGAGTTAATCCTTGGAAATTTTTGGACGCCTCCACGGATTAACTCatttatgtatacattgtatgaaTGTTCCATGTACTATATAACTTGTaattgtactttaaaaataGAGTGAATTATACTAAGTATAAGTGAACCAAACTGTTATACTAAACAATTCAGTGTTGATGCTTTACTGAGCATCATTGTAGGCCATATGAAACCATGTACACATGCAGTGGTAACAGTACAcatataaaacacaaatgcaTGTTGCTGTAAATGATTTCAAGCTAATTTGTGTTGCGCTGATTAACCTGTAATCATTAAAGTGAACGTTATCCATAAGGGAGGCTATATCATTTTGTATGCATAGAACCCCAACTTATACTGGCCTGAATTGACGTGAGTGCACAATAACTGCATTCCTAACACTCCTCCAATATTTAAATACGGAGAAAAGTACATAAACTCCCCAAGTCTTCAAACATACCAGTGTCCTCGGAGACATATGAGTTTTCGCAGAATCAGGATCCACCCCGCCATAGACCAAGCGATACTGCAATCAAATGTACGTAAAAAAGTAACTTACTCGAATATCACTGCTTCCAATGTAATGTAGGTAACTAAACCTGTATACTATCAAAGCGAGGAATATCACGATGAATCAATCGTTCCACAGCGccaaatttgttttattttcacagCATAATAACAGGCTTTGGAAAGTTTGGAAAAGGACGCTTGAAAAAAGGACGCTATCTAAACAAATAATTTGATTGGCTCAAAATCCGTTGCTATCCCACGGtgtaaaaatttacaaatttctcAAAGCGgcataaattgaattatctGTTGATAATATTGTTTTTTCTATCCTCTataaaaccaacaacaacaaaatactCACAGGGAATGATCATTTTGGCTTTCAAAATTGTTGATGCCCTGTTGATTACATTAAATAACAATTAATAATTCTTTGTTCATATGTTTGTGTCTttgtctttctgtctgtcatATTGGTTATATGCCTCTATGTCcctcaacatttttatttttaaaatcaaaacaccCAGAGTTAGTAAATGTACGTGGTTAATGCTCAGTGAAAAAGTCACCTGTATACTCTAAGGTCTACAAAGCACATTTTAACGTCATTTTCACATTTTgtagtatgtccaggggtccgtttttgtaAATGTGTACTCTTTATAGAacttatatgagattgatcattgttcgttattttcacgcATTCATAAGAAATATGAGCTTGATTTGCTTTAGTGaaagaagtgaagataatgaacagtgctcACTCTCCTCATAACtctataaagaatataatacGTTCAAAAGGAAAAATGCCTGAGGATTGTAAGAGATACAAATGTGTATTAACTCTTAAATTGTTCAATCTGCAGCCTTAGTTAAGGGACGTAAATGAGAAAGAAGACATCCCCATGTTTTGTGGTGCGAGGTCATCAATCAAATTCTGAGTAATTAACAGTAAGCCCAGCATGACTATGCATGTAAAGGGTTGATCATTATTTTAGCCTTTGTTAGCTTTCATTTACACCTTGTCAAAATACAGTGTATGGATACCAAAAAAGATACAATTCATTATGCTACAATTGGTACTAACTCCAAGCAGTCtgtaattttcattgaatttaattTCAGCGCTACTATGATCACTGACAACGAGTATGTGGCTGTGTATAAACCTTTGTCATTCAGCTCGCCTGGTTTATGTCGATATGAAGTAGTTAGCACTAACACAACTACGACGGGAACGAACAAAATTTGCCTAAAGCCCTGGTAAGATGTAGCTGATTTTAGAATATGAAATCGTCATTATGATCGTCTTACCGGCAAATACAATATGTCTTTATGTCGTATGCTCTTTAACgtctttttattttgatacatCTTTCTAGAAGTATTGGGCTTTTAGAGCGGCGCGACGCATAAtcatttcaaaaaatgttaataGTAAAGTTCGAATAGGATCAACCGATGAACAGATGAGGTCATTCAGGTCAAATACCGATTGTGAATACATCCCTGAGGAATATTCAGTGATATTTTATTAACAGTCTCACCTGATATATAAGGTCACTAAGACTATAAATACCAATTGGGAATAAATCCCTGAAGAATATCCAGTGGTATTTCATTAGCAGTATCATGTGATAGatagtataagaggaatattaaaatcccgtattagacacgtcaaaacaaaaatacgtaccatatatccttctaagtgatgaaagaattagataggttacataaagaatatgttttggttccagttgaCAAAGCTTGTAGCAACAGTGTCTctgtttgtttgtaaggctcattattacaactgtaattaatttcacatttggtaatcgttcttatactccaactgccctgtcaaaagatgaatttcatcaaaatcatgCTTCCGTTTTAGACACTTTTAATATCACAATCAATGAGATGGATGGATAACTACCGCaactatactggattcctaaactttacaaaaacccttacaaagaaatATAGATTGTGGGATCGagtaaatgttttaccaagcctctatctttgctcctcacgaaaatattaacagctgtgaaggaaaaacatcaaacgtactgtgtcacaacatatgccagaagtggtgccAATCAATTGTAAATTCTAAACATGAAACATCGTATATATAGATaagatatatatgatataaaacataaaattaataaGTATTTTCATATTCCTCTTATCCTATATATCAGGTAAGACTGTTAATAAAATTCAAATCGACATCTAGATTATATCGAcatttattaacaatgataattatcatccatatgttgattcaatatatccctgtgaatttgaaagacaccacagagtcgttcacttctgctttgtacttagatattttattggaaatagatgttaacggctaactaacaactcaacatcATAACAAACtggatggtttcagcttctccgttgtcaatttcctatatttatgtagcagtattaCATTATCGCcggcatatggtgtttatatttttcaactgattcgatacccaagagcttgttttgcgtatggtcagtttttatatcgagacaggctattgacaaacaagttgatggtgcagggtttcaactgtctcgtttaaagtcagcatttctcaaattctattgtcgttatgacgatctagtttgccaatacaacctatcatggaGTCAAATGGTGTCTGAATTGTTTCATATTGATTATCACGCCgttgttggcacactgattttgactacggataactccatttacctgatcaagacaaagagttcacggcaggtgtgaccgatcgacacgacatcttactcctcttaggcatatgatcccacttctggtatatcttggggtccgtgtttatccacctctctattttgcatcGCTTGTAGGAGTTtggagattgaacactgttcgttatcttcacatttcatttccaaaattctaaagaactttctGTAAATTTGAAAGCGCATAACCTTTCTCAGATCAACATCAAAAGgtatgactttttaacactttacacgaccatttccCACGATAAATCAAATACTAGatgttttgacatcatagacaattgcttcttcaacaaaaatggaaaaaggaaatattcgagTCTAGTTATTAGTCAtctaaaaattactttgttaaacaccaatTTGATTAcacgtacaagtactctgaagttgaaataaaataatatactggAGTTCtccattgacaatattttcgtagtctttggtgataaggtcttcgaacagtctgttggaattcccatggacacaaatggtgctcctttgttagctgacctgttttatattcttacgaagCAGAAGTTATTCTAAAGCTtgtacgcgagaagaaaaatgATCTTTCTGTGACCTTCCATTGGACACTtggatatattgac is a window from the Ostrea edulis chromosome 5, xbOstEdul1.1, whole genome shotgun sequence genome containing:
- the LOC130054888 gene encoding uncharacterized protein LOC130054888, encoding MCALGRDSDGTCNTYSSLYMVNSTSPHFVPPTPGLGTTIQCDTGQHDCQFSAFILSSEAAKVSSFGGNKLGTFTVDVTDCVKEGSESVCKAVIKLTKSSNTKLDHTPKEYDLCLNVAKTASPLIFTDKSCVRVMVQPKG